In Candidatus Binatia bacterium, one DNA window encodes the following:
- the mltG gene encoding endolytic transglycosylase MltG, producing the protein MKFVRRGAIGAAACALVLLALAAAFGYALYGDRTHPAVATQVIVARGSTFDAIARRLAEDGVISNVWTFRILARLRKQDVAVHAGEYRFTPHQTQDAVLRALVSGGAQVAAWVAIPEGFTAAQIASRLDEAGIGPGPAFYREFMRDTIVIAGARTKNLEGFLFPSTYLVPLGAAPSQAAATLTSQFLKELPADAATGARALRVSVPQAVTVASLVEREAKSEEDRPKIAAVIYNRLRLGMPLQVDATIEYALPKHKSELSFADLKIDSPYNTYAHAGLPPTPIANPGLPSLEAALHPSKSEDLYYVYCGNGRHVFAKTLAEHQANVARCLH; encoded by the coding sequence GTGAAGTTCGTCCGGCGCGGCGCCATCGGGGCCGCCGCGTGCGCGCTCGTGCTGCTCGCGCTCGCCGCCGCGTTCGGCTACGCCCTCTACGGCGACCGCACGCATCCGGCGGTCGCGACGCAGGTCATCGTCGCGCGCGGCTCGACCTTCGACGCGATCGCCCGACGGCTTGCAGAGGACGGCGTGATCAGCAACGTTTGGACGTTTCGGATCCTGGCTCGCTTGCGCAAACAAGACGTCGCCGTACACGCCGGCGAGTACCGCTTCACGCCGCATCAGACGCAAGATGCCGTGCTGCGCGCGCTGGTCAGCGGCGGCGCGCAGGTCGCGGCCTGGGTCGCGATCCCCGAGGGCTTCACCGCGGCGCAAATCGCAAGTCGTCTCGACGAGGCCGGCATCGGCCCCGGGCCCGCGTTCTATCGCGAGTTCATGCGCGACACGATCGTCATCGCCGGCGCGCGCACGAAGAATCTCGAAGGCTTTCTCTTCCCCAGCACCTACCTCGTGCCGCTCGGAGCCGCTCCCTCGCAGGCTGCGGCCACGTTGACGTCCCAGTTCCTCAAGGAGCTGCCGGCAGACGCCGCGACCGGGGCGCGCGCCCTGCGCGTCAGCGTGCCGCAGGCCGTTACGGTCGCGTCGCTCGTGGAACGGGAGGCCAAGAGCGAGGAGGACCGCCCGAAGATCGCGGCAGTGATTTACAACCGGCTCAGATTGGGAATGCCCCTGCAGGTCGATGCCACGATCGAATACGCGCTGCCCAAGCATAAGAGCGAACTGTCGTTTGCGGACCTGAAGATCGACTCGCCCTATAACACCTACGCCCACGCGGGCCTGCCCCCGACGCCCATCGCCAATCCGGGGCTGCCATCGCTGGAGGCCGCGCTTCATCCATCGAAAAGCGAGGATCTGTACTACGTCTACTGCGGAAACGGGCGACACGTGTTTGCCAAGACGCTGGCGGAGCACCAGGCTAACGTCGCCCGGTGCCTGCACTAG
- the ruvX gene encoding Holliday junction resolvase RuvX codes for MIMALDLGTKRIGVAVADPGRTFALPVATIERTNRRADLDAIKNYLEAYGVDELVVGEPLTLAGERGIAAHAMESFVDALREIFSGTVHRVDERMTTAQANKSLIAADVRGRKRRQVVDRVAAALILETFLARRRNARQ; via the coding sequence ATGATCATGGCCCTGGATCTCGGCACCAAACGGATCGGCGTCGCGGTGGCCGATCCCGGCCGCACGTTCGCGCTTCCGGTTGCGACGATCGAGCGAACTAACCGGCGCGCCGACCTCGACGCGATCAAGAACTATCTCGAGGCGTACGGCGTCGACGAGCTCGTCGTGGGCGAGCCGCTGACGCTCGCCGGGGAGCGCGGCATCGCGGCGCACGCGATGGAGTCGTTCGTCGACGCCCTGCGCGAGATCTTTAGCGGAACAGTCCATCGCGTCGACGAGCGCATGACGACGGCGCAGGCCAACAAGAGCCTCATCGCGGCAGACGTGCGCGGTCGCAAACGCCGACAGGTCGTGGATCGCGTCGCCGCCGCGCTGATCCTCGAGACGTTCCTCGCGCGGCGGCGCAACGCGCGGCAGTGA